From a region of the Pontixanthobacter gangjinensis genome:
- a CDS encoding L,D-transpeptidase family protein translates to MKHISLILFIIAALGLTACQPTPGIAVAQPPVADFILIDKSDRTLTLFTAGKPTRVYSDISFGAAPTGHKQFEGDERTPEGRYTIDTRNPNSAYHLSLRISYPNERDRAFAEAQGRDPGGEIFIHGQPNALTAGRLTGDWTDGCIAVSNAEIEELWKAVPDGTAIDIQQ, encoded by the coding sequence ATGAAGCACATTAGCTTGATATTGTTCATCATAGCGGCACTGGGACTTACCGCTTGCCAGCCAACCCCCGGTATTGCGGTTGCGCAGCCGCCGGTTGCTGACTTCATCCTGATCGACAAATCAGACCGCACTCTGACGCTGTTCACCGCTGGTAAGCCGACCAGGGTTTACAGCGATATATCATTCGGCGCTGCGCCCACGGGTCATAAGCAATTTGAAGGCGACGAGCGGACGCCCGAAGGCCGTTATACAATTGATACGCGCAACCCGAATAGCGCTTACCACCTCAGCCTTCGCATTTCCTATCCCAATGAACGTGACCGCGCCTTTGCCGAGGCGCAGGGCCGCGATCCGGGCGGCGAAATCTTCATTCACGGGCAGCCCAATGCACTAACCGCAGGGCGTCTGACCGGCGACTGGACCGATGGCTGTATCGCGGTTTCCAATGCCGAGATCGAGGAATTGTGGAAAGCTGTGCCCGACGGGACAGCAATCGATATACAGCAATGA
- a CDS encoding winged helix DNA-binding protein, with the protein MSRVTHRADILSETDFQYQATELTRDAANDPAGVPLAVSIFADRSHIRDTIRDDALAAGFRLGKVGDIAELLDGAAIALGDAVLIDCPVVDAAILASLCRLDNRAVNTGAKLVVSTSVEALDDVFACLDKSDPQLLVEPARGERVIALGRVLAMMPGMRLRELSGDDRLTLIRLTEQVAQIADRLERMGAKGQADDGGAFRFESSKQAFAGQGAEDGTAQLIRKPKPPLPDPRLVRQIIRQREARATFFDAELFADPAWDILLDLTAARAEHARVSVTSLCIASGVPPTTALRWISQMVEAGLLERVKDEEDKRRAFIALSDRAAEAMGRYFAEIGTDAARLV; encoded by the coding sequence ATGAGCAGGGTAACACATAGAGCGGACATTCTGTCCGAGACGGATTTTCAATATCAGGCGACTGAGCTCACCCGAGATGCGGCGAATGATCCGGCGGGTGTGCCCTTGGCCGTGTCGATATTCGCTGATCGCTCGCATATCCGCGACACAATCCGCGATGATGCGCTTGCAGCAGGTTTCCGGCTCGGCAAAGTGGGTGATATAGCGGAATTGCTGGATGGTGCGGCGATTGCACTGGGTGATGCAGTGCTGATCGATTGTCCGGTGGTCGATGCCGCAATCCTGGCCTCGCTATGCAGGCTCGATAATCGCGCTGTCAACACGGGCGCCAAACTGGTTGTTTCAACCAGTGTGGAGGCGCTCGACGATGTGTTTGCATGCCTCGACAAATCCGATCCGCAGCTATTGGTGGAACCCGCTAGGGGCGAACGCGTAATTGCGCTTGGCCGAGTGTTAGCCATGATGCCTGGCATGCGATTGCGTGAACTTTCCGGTGATGACAGGCTGACGCTAATCCGGCTGACCGAACAGGTCGCGCAGATTGCCGACCGACTCGAGCGAATGGGTGCGAAGGGTCAGGCTGATGATGGCGGCGCATTTCGGTTTGAATCGTCCAAGCAGGCCTTTGCAGGACAGGGCGCGGAAGATGGTACCGCCCAACTGATCCGAAAGCCAAAGCCACCGCTGCCCGATCCGCGACTGGTACGGCAAATCATCCGTCAACGCGAAGCAAGGGCTACGTTCTTCGATGCGGAATTATTTGCTGATCCGGCATGGGACATATTGCTCGACCTGACAGCTGCGCGAGCCGAGCATGCGAGAGTATCAGTGACCTCGCTATGTATCGCCAGCGGTGTCCCGCCGACAACTGCTCTTCGCTGGATCAGCCAGATGGTCGAGGCCGGGCTGCTTGAACGGGTGAAAGACGAAGAGGATAAGCGCCGAGCATTCATTGCGCTAAGCGACAGAGCAGCCGAAGCGATGGGGCGCTATTTTGCCGAGATAGGGACGGATGCAGCGCGGTTGGTCTAA
- a CDS encoding nuclear transport factor 2 family protein, giving the protein MELYLQNLDNMLAAWNAPDEGDVLKLAETALEHNVHFVDPNHNIMGVEAFVAMVHAVKKQIPGAVYSRTSRVDIQNNHCRYHWAIHMGDKLLMSGFDVTEVNDGGKIVKVIGFFGELSA; this is encoded by the coding sequence ATGGAATTATATCTCCAAAACCTAGATAATATGCTTGCCGCATGGAATGCGCCAGATGAAGGCGACGTCCTGAAACTTGCAGAGACTGCGCTGGAGCATAATGTTCATTTCGTAGACCCCAATCATAACATCATGGGTGTCGAAGCGTTTGTCGCGATGGTCCACGCTGTAAAGAAGCAGATACCAGGGGCGGTCTATTCAAGGACAAGCCGGGTCGATATCCAAAATAACCACTGCCGTTACCACTGGGCAATCCACATGGGCGACAAGCTGCTGATGTCTGGCTTCGACGTCACCGAGGTTAATGACGGTGGGAAGATCGTTAAGGTCATCGGATTCTTTGGTGAACTATCTGCCTGA
- a CDS encoding precorrin-2 dehydrogenase/sirohydrochlorin ferrochelatase family protein: MIRSLPLLHRIAGTRVVVIGEGEMGEAKKRLVERAGGTPCSETEAHHAKLAFIALDDEREAMAAARRLSDKGLLVNVADRPELCDFTTPSILDRDPVLIAIGTSGASAGLAKQLRLRLERLLPQSLGALASKLETSREAMRARFPDGSDRRNALDGALVEGGILDPLNADSAKHVEQWLADADEPAGSQSIEIHLTSDDPEDLTLRQARLLGTVDNLLYEASVPVSILDRARADALRRELPFDEPLTGLTVILRRA; encoded by the coding sequence ATGATCCGCTCCCTCCCCCTGCTTCACCGCATCGCCGGAACGCGCGTTGTCGTGATTGGCGAAGGCGAGATGGGCGAAGCGAAGAAGCGTCTGGTCGAACGCGCCGGCGGCACCCCCTGCAGCGAGACCGAAGCGCACCACGCAAAACTCGCGTTCATAGCGCTGGACGATGAGCGCGAGGCCATGGCGGCGGCGCGGCGATTGAGCGATAAGGGCCTGCTCGTCAACGTCGCCGACCGGCCCGAATTATGCGATTTTACTACGCCAAGCATCCTCGACCGTGACCCCGTGCTGATTGCGATTGGCACCTCGGGCGCATCGGCGGGGCTGGCCAAGCAATTACGGCTCAGGCTCGAGAGATTGCTTCCCCAGTCGCTAGGTGCGCTCGCCTCGAAGCTGGAGACTAGCCGCGAGGCGATGAGAGCGCGCTTTCCTGATGGATCAGATCGCCGAAACGCACTTGACGGGGCGCTAGTCGAAGGCGGAATTCTGGATCCGCTTAATGCAGATTCGGCTAAGCATGTGGAACAATGGCTCGCTGATGCAGACGAACCCGCCGGTTCACAATCTATTGAAATCCATCTGACCAGCGATGATCCCGAAGACCTGACCCTGCGTCAGGCTAGACTGCTCGGTACGGTTGATAATCTGCTTTATGAAGCGAGCGTTCCGGTGTCGATTCTAGACCGTGCGAGGGCTGATGCCTTGCGGAGGGAATTACCATTTGACGAGCCGCTGACGGGACTAACGGTTATTTTAAGGCGAGCGTGA
- the lysA gene encoding diaminopimelate decarboxylase translates to MDHFQLRHGVMHAEDVPLTRIAEEVGTPVYVYSRATLVRHARVFREALSGLKNPHIAFAVKSNPNLAVLKVLSREGYGADVVSGGELVRALAADMAPKDIVFSGVGKTAAELLQALDADIGQFNLESKEEGRELAEIAVQNGKIARCALRVNPDVDARTHEKISTGKAENKFGVPIDRAAGIYAALAALPGLDMRGIAVHIGSQLSSLEPLETAFGKVGDLIAELRAQGQKVTHADLGGGLGVPYKSGDVLPSPAEYGAMVAQVTKDWDVALSFEPGRVIAGNAGVLLTRVIRVKRSSNASPFVVVDAAMNDLARPAMYGAWHDIDAVEPNGTRSVSHIVGPICETGDTFAMNREMDTLEAGDLAIFRTAGAYGATMASSYNSRGFVAEVLVDGDKYAVVADRLPPADIMGAERVPDWL, encoded by the coding sequence ATGGACCACTTTCAACTTCGCCACGGTGTTATGCACGCCGAAGATGTCCCGCTGACCCGCATTGCCGAAGAGGTTGGCACTCCGGTCTATGTCTATTCGCGCGCAACATTAGTGCGTCATGCGCGCGTGTTTCGTGAGGCGCTAAGCGGCCTCAAGAACCCGCATATTGCGTTTGCGGTTAAATCAAACCCGAACCTTGCCGTACTCAAAGTGCTGAGCCGCGAAGGGTATGGTGCCGATGTCGTTTCGGGCGGCGAATTGGTGCGCGCGCTGGCCGCTGATATGGCCCCCAAAGACATTGTGTTTTCCGGCGTGGGCAAAACCGCTGCGGAACTACTTCAGGCGCTGGATGCCGATATTGGCCAATTCAATCTGGAGTCCAAAGAAGAAGGCCGCGAGCTTGCCGAGATCGCTGTTCAAAATGGCAAGATTGCTCGCTGCGCGTTGCGGGTGAACCCCGATGTCGATGCGCGCACGCATGAGAAAATCTCCACTGGCAAGGCTGAAAACAAATTCGGTGTTCCGATCGATCGGGCAGCCGGAATTTATGCCGCGCTGGCCGCTTTACCCGGACTCGATATGCGCGGTATCGCGGTGCATATCGGCAGCCAGCTTTCCAGCCTGGAGCCACTCGAAACCGCATTTGGAAAAGTAGGCGATTTGATCGCGGAACTGCGCGCTCAGGGCCAGAAAGTCACTCATGCCGATCTGGGGGGCGGGCTTGGTGTTCCCTATAAATCGGGCGATGTCCTTCCCAGCCCCGCCGAATATGGCGCGATGGTAGCTCAGGTCACGAAAGACTGGGATGTTGCTCTCTCATTCGAACCGGGCCGGGTAATCGCGGGAAATGCGGGCGTCCTGCTGACACGGGTGATTCGGGTGAAGCGCAGTTCCAATGCCAGCCCGTTTGTGGTGGTCGATGCAGCGATGAACGATCTTGCCCGTCCGGCGATGTATGGCGCATGGCACGATATTGACGCTGTCGAACCCAATGGCACACGGAGCGTATCCCACATTGTCGGGCCAATTTGCGAAACCGGTGACACTTTCGCGATGAACCGTGAAATGGACACGCTGGAGGCTGGCGATCTCGCCATTTTCCGCACTGCAGGCGCATATGGCGCGACCATGGCATCAAGTTACAACAGCCGAGGCTTCGTGGCCGAGGTGCTGGTTGATGGCGATAAATACGCGGTGGTCGCAGACCGGCTACCCCCTGCCGATATTATGGGCGCTGAGCGGGTGCCAGATTGGCTATGA
- the argH gene encoding argininosuccinate lyase, which produces MWGGRFAEGPSAIMREINASIPFDKALWRQDIAASKAHVAMLGAQAIVTAGDAQTIADGLDAVAAEYEANGVPEDWDLEDIHMTTESRLAELIGPVAGRLHTARSRNDQVATDFRLWVRETIDQTDAGLEALQRALVTQAGIHAGSIMPGFTHLQTAQPVTLGHHLMAYYEMLRRDRSRLADARVRMNESPLGSAALAGTGFPIDRDATSAALGFDRPTANSLDAVSDRDFALDYLMAVSQISLHLSRLAEEFIIWASQPFGFVRMADSLSTGSSIMPQKKNPDAAELVRGHAGRIIGAATSLMITMKGLPLAYSKDMQDDKPPVFEAASLIGLSIAAMTGMVADSTFKTERMRQAAELGYATATDLADWLVTQADIPFREAHHITGAAVKLAESKSIALDALSLVDLQAIDARIDERVFSALSVEASVAARASYGGTAPSQVSKQVAKARAALGLSDTTTGSQS; this is translated from the coding sequence ATGTGGGGTGGAAGGTTCGCTGAAGGACCTAGTGCGATCATGCGCGAAATCAACGCCTCAATCCCGTTTGACAAGGCATTGTGGCGTCAAGATATCGCCGCGAGCAAAGCGCATGTCGCAATGTTGGGCGCGCAAGCGATTGTTACAGCCGGAGACGCACAGACAATTGCAGATGGTCTGGATGCAGTCGCAGCAGAATATGAAGCGAACGGCGTGCCCGAAGACTGGGACCTCGAAGACATCCATATGACCACCGAAAGCCGGCTTGCCGAATTGATCGGCCCGGTGGCTGGGCGCTTGCACACAGCACGCAGCCGCAACGATCAGGTGGCAACCGATTTTCGCCTGTGGGTTCGCGAAACCATCGACCAAACCGACGCCGGATTAGAAGCCTTGCAGCGCGCCTTGGTCACACAAGCTGGTATCCATGCAGGCAGCATCATGCCAGGCTTCACCCATTTGCAAACCGCGCAGCCCGTGACGTTGGGCCACCATCTGATGGCCTATTATGAAATGCTCCGGCGTGACCGTTCGCGGCTTGCCGATGCGCGTGTGCGGATGAATGAAAGCCCGCTCGGTTCGGCAGCACTTGCCGGAACCGGGTTCCCGATTGACCGCGATGCGACATCAGCGGCGCTCGGGTTTGACCGCCCTACAGCGAACAGTCTCGATGCCGTGTCAGACCGCGATTTCGCGCTCGATTATCTGATGGCAGTGAGCCAGATCTCGCTGCATCTGTCTCGCCTTGCAGAAGAATTCATCATCTGGGCGAGCCAGCCTTTCGGGTTTGTCCGTATGGCAGACTCGCTCAGCACCGGCAGTTCAATCATGCCGCAAAAAAAGAATCCGGACGCCGCCGAATTGGTGCGCGGCCATGCGGGGCGGATCATCGGCGCGGCAACATCGCTGATGATCACTATGAAGGGCCTCCCGCTCGCCTATTCCAAGGACATGCAGGACGATAAGCCGCCAGTGTTCGAGGCGGCAAGCCTGATCGGCCTGTCAATCGCAGCAATGACCGGCATGGTGGCTGACAGCACGTTCAAGACCGAGAGAATGCGGCAGGCAGCAGAGCTTGGCTATGCCACCGCGACCGATCTGGCTGATTGGCTGGTGACGCAGGCGGACATTCCGTTCCGCGAGGCGCATCACATTACCGGCGCAGCTGTGAAACTGGCAGAGAGCAAAAGCATCGCGCTCGACGCATTGTCGCTGGTGGACTTGCAAGCCATTGATGCGAGGATTGACGAGCGGGTCTTTTCGGCCCTGTCGGTTGAGGCATCGGTTGCCGCGCGTGCTTCCTATGGCGGAACCGCGCCAAGCCAAGTAAGCAAGCAAGTTGCCAAGGCGCGTGCGGCGCTTGGTTTGTCAGATACAACGACGGGGAGCCAATCATGA
- a CDS encoding TlpA family protein disulfide reductase, whose protein sequence is MLVAGLSLALGSCDREAANPAQEQGALAGAKQSLVGEIDTARAGELLPAMNVTDLGGKVLNLGALQGQPVLLNVWATYCAPCVVEMPMLDDLADDLDGKVRVLTVSQDLQGGEVVAPFFAKMNFRNLEPWMETNGELGFALASGVLPTTVLYDSSGQEVWRVVGDYDWSGAEAREAILAAVENTG, encoded by the coding sequence TTGCTTGTAGCTGGCCTCAGTCTGGCCCTTGGTAGCTGCGATAGGGAAGCAGCCAATCCTGCGCAAGAACAGGGCGCATTGGCGGGTGCCAAGCAAAGCTTGGTCGGGGAAATCGATACTGCCCGCGCTGGCGAGCTGCTTCCCGCGATGAATGTCACTGATCTCGGTGGTAAGGTGCTCAATCTCGGGGCGCTACAAGGCCAGCCGGTGCTACTCAATGTGTGGGCCACCTATTGCGCGCCGTGCGTGGTGGAAATGCCGATGCTCGACGATCTTGCCGACGATCTTGACGGTAAAGTCAGGGTGCTGACGGTCAGTCAGGATTTGCAGGGCGGCGAGGTGGTCGCGCCTTTCTTTGCTAAGATGAATTTCAGAAATCTTGAACCGTGGATGGAAACCAATGGCGAGCTTGGCTTCGCATTGGCCAGCGGTGTGTTGCCTACCACAGTTCTATATGATTCAAGCGGCCAAGAGGTATGGCGCGTGGTCGGTGATTATGATTGGTCGGGCGCCGAGGCACGCGAAGCGATATTGGCGGCTGTAGAAAACACCGGGTAA
- a CDS encoding FAD-dependent oxidoreductase has protein sequence MSSQTASADSHFCGIRYNWRQRTQAAPLKIAIAGCGISGLASALLLSRQGHSIVLFDQFDAPASVGSGMMLQPTGMAALESPCRSQTT, from the coding sequence CTGTCTTCCCAAACAGCATCGGCTGATTCGCATTTTTGCGGCATTCGCTACAATTGGCGTCAGAGGACACAAGCAGCTCCTCTCAAGATTGCTATTGCCGGTTGCGGGATATCCGGTCTTGCCAGCGCGTTGTTGCTTTCGCGGCAGGGGCATTCCATCGTTCTGTTTGACCAATTTGACGCGCCTGCGTCCGTCGGGTCTGGCATGATGCTGCAACCAACCGGCATGGCGGCGCTAGAAAGCCCTTGTCGGTCTCAGACCACCTAG
- a CDS encoding asparaginase: MIQKHIKVFATGGTIAGIAGSATRRDYRPGQLGIDEFLAKVAELDLPAKLVGEQFANIGSEDMNPELWRRLHDAASAAMYDDACLGVIITHGTDTAEETAFLLDQTLPTAKPVVLAGAMRAADAVGSDGLRNFANAVRVAGDPEAAGRGVLVVMSDRVFAARDARKAHTENVDAFKGFPRGPVGYVTPTSLEWFGPAWRAGEPARYAFFDAMPKVPIIYAYAGMSADNVTQALDGGAKGLVLAGFGHGNAPRGIRDALADAVRQGVAVVRSSRVDEGLVDREPEDDAAGFIAARALGPARARILLQLLLANGITDPVRAQVEFGRR; the protein is encoded by the coding sequence ATGATTCAGAAGCACATAAAGGTATTCGCTACCGGCGGTACAATCGCCGGAATCGCCGGTTCTGCGACGAGGCGCGACTATCGTCCCGGCCAATTGGGCATAGACGAATTTCTGGCGAAAGTCGCCGAATTGGACTTGCCCGCGAAGCTGGTGGGCGAACAATTCGCCAATATCGGCTCGGAAGATATGAACCCGGAACTGTGGCGCCGTCTGCATGACGCGGCCAGCGCGGCAATGTATGATGACGCTTGCTTGGGCGTGATTATCACGCACGGCACAGACACGGCGGAGGAAACCGCGTTCCTCCTCGACCAAACGCTGCCGACTGCCAAACCTGTCGTGCTGGCAGGCGCGATGCGCGCCGCTGATGCAGTTGGCAGCGACGGTTTGCGCAATTTTGCCAATGCGGTGCGGGTGGCAGGTGATCCCGAAGCGGCTGGGCGCGGAGTGCTGGTGGTGATGAGCGATCGTGTGTTTGCCGCACGCGATGCACGCAAGGCGCACACAGAGAATGTCGATGCGTTCAAGGGCTTCCCGAGAGGGCCGGTTGGTTACGTCACTCCGACTTCGCTTGAATGGTTCGGTCCCGCTTGGCGCGCTGGCGAACCGGCGCGTTATGCATTCTTTGACGCGATGCCGAAGGTCCCGATCATCTATGCCTATGCCGGCATGTCAGCCGACAATGTCACGCAAGCGCTTGATGGCGGGGCCAAGGGCTTGGTGCTGGCCGGATTTGGGCACGGCAATGCACCACGCGGGATCCGCGATGCGCTGGCTGATGCTGTGCGTCAGGGTGTGGCGGTAGTCCGTTCGTCACGAGTGGATGAGGGCTTGGTTGACCGCGAGCCCGAGGATGACGCTGCGGGCTTTATCGCAGCGCGGGCATTAGGGCCGGCAAGAGCAAGAATATTATTGCAATTGCTGCTAGCGAACGGGATCACCGACCCCGTTCGCGCTCAGGTGGAATTCGGCCGCAGATAG
- a CDS encoding zinc-binding dehydrogenase, which translates to MTTGKQLFTTLTADGTLTVEIEDVTFPEPTGNQVLVKMEAAPINPSDLAILTSAADLENAEYSPGKFVAKMPEPFNTGSKARHGQKLPAGNEGAGTVVATGDSDMAKGLMGQRVACVPGNAYSQYCIADAAMCLPLGDHSCEDGASAFVNPMTALGFVENAKMDGQKAIVHTAAASNLGQMLIKICQEDNIELVNIVRKAEHVELLKSLGAKYVVNSSDDDFMKQLREAIDATDAFYGFDPIGGGQATDHVFKAMEQVAVSKMTEYSRYGSNQQKRMFIYGRLDMGPTILTPSYGFGFTLSGWLLTPFLANAGMETVMRMRKRVLDNLTTTFASSYKRKVTLEEMLTKEAVMDYRQMKTGEKYLVTPHG; encoded by the coding sequence ATGACCACCGGAAAACAGCTATTTACCACCCTCACAGCCGACGGAACGCTAACGGTGGAGATTGAGGACGTGACCTTCCCCGAACCCACGGGTAATCAGGTGCTGGTCAAAATGGAAGCGGCTCCGATCAACCCATCGGATTTGGCTATCCTAACCAGCGCAGCCGATCTGGAAAATGCCGAATATTCTCCCGGCAAATTTGTCGCCAAAATGCCCGAGCCGTTCAACACCGGTTCGAAGGCGCGACACGGTCAGAAACTTCCAGCTGGCAATGAAGGCGCTGGCACCGTTGTAGCAACAGGCGATAGCGACATGGCCAAAGGCCTGATGGGCCAGCGAGTCGCTTGCGTTCCCGGCAACGCATACAGCCAATATTGCATCGCCGATGCTGCCATGTGCCTGCCATTGGGCGATCATTCGTGTGAAGATGGCGCATCTGCCTTCGTCAATCCAATGACTGCGCTGGGCTTTGTCGAAAATGCGAAAATGGACGGCCAGAAGGCCATCGTTCACACTGCTGCCGCATCCAACCTCGGCCAAATGCTGATCAAGATCTGTCAGGAAGACAACATCGAATTGGTCAATATCGTGCGCAAAGCAGAGCACGTCGAACTTCTAAAAAGCCTCGGCGCGAAATATGTCGTCAATTCGTCGGACGATGATTTCATGAAGCAATTGCGCGAAGCCATCGATGCAACCGACGCATTCTACGGCTTTGACCCGATTGGCGGCGGTCAGGCGACCGATCATGTCTTCAAAGCGATGGAGCAAGTTGCCGTTTCAAAGATGACTGAATATTCGCGCTATGGTTCAAACCAGCAAAAACGCATGTTCATCTATGGCCGCCTCGATATGGGCCCGACAATCCTGACGCCGAGCTATGGCTTTGGCTTCACCCTGTCCGGCTGGTTGCTCACGCCGTTCCTTGCCAACGCCGGTATGGAAACGGTCATGCGGATGCGGAAGCGTGTGCTCGACAATCTCACCACCACTTTTGCCAGCAGTTACAAGCGTAAAGTCACACTCGAAGAAATGCTGACCAAGGAAGCGGTGATGGATTATCGCCAAATGAAGACCGGCGAGAAATATCTCGTCACGCCGCACGGCTAA
- the truA gene encoding tRNA pseudouridine(38-40) synthase TruA has protein sequence MTRFALTLEFDGTPYLGLQRQPQGMTVQNAVEDAVKAFSGQDVRMQSAGRTDAGVHAYGMRCHVDIDTHLPPFRVMEAINAQIRPNPVSVVKCEIKPDDWHARFSCYERSYIYRICNRRAPLTVERDRAWQIPTPLDADAMHDAAQILTGEHDFTTFRSAHCQSKSPIKTLDQLDVKRGKDEWSEWVFVEARARSFLHHQVRSMVGCLAYIGMGRWTENDLKAALEAKDRQTLGLNAPPHGLYFVEASYPDE, from the coding sequence TTGACCCGCTTCGCACTAACTCTCGAATTTGATGGCACACCCTATCTTGGCCTCCAGCGTCAGCCGCAGGGGATGACTGTCCAGAACGCGGTCGAAGACGCGGTGAAGGCTTTTTCTGGTCAGGACGTGCGGATGCAGTCTGCGGGCCGAACCGATGCCGGTGTCCACGCCTATGGTATGCGGTGCCACGTTGATATCGACACGCATCTGCCGCCGTTTCGGGTGATGGAAGCAATCAATGCGCAAATACGCCCCAATCCGGTTTCAGTAGTCAAATGCGAGATCAAACCCGATGACTGGCACGCGAGGTTCTCCTGTTACGAGCGCAGTTATATTTACCGTATCTGCAACAGGCGCGCTCCGCTAACGGTTGAACGGGATCGCGCTTGGCAGATTCCGACGCCGCTGGATGCAGATGCAATGCATGATGCCGCGCAAATTTTGACTGGCGAGCATGATTTCACCACCTTCCGGTCTGCCCATTGCCAGTCCAAAAGCCCGATTAAGACCCTTGACCAATTGGACGTAAAGCGCGGCAAGGATGAATGGTCTGAATGGGTATTTGTGGAGGCTCGTGCCCGCAGTTTCCTGCATCATCAAGTGCGCTCGATGGTTGGCTGCCTTGCCTATATCGGAATGGGCCGCTGGACCGAAAATGACCTCAAAGCAGCGCTTGAGGCAAAAGATAGACAGACTTTGGGGTTGAATGCACCCCCACATGGTCTCTACTTCGTAGAAGCAAGCTACCCCGACGAATAA
- the fmt gene encoding methionyl-tRNA formyltransferase has translation MRIIFMGTPDFAVPTLAALHDAGHTIVAAYTQPPRPSGRGKKLQPSAVQKEAEIRGIEVRCPTSLKTPEAQQEFAALKPDVAVVAAYGMILPQAVLDIPVHGCLNVHASILPRWRGAAPIHRAIMAGDPGTGVTIMQMEAGLDTGPMLATVRTPIEDKTTGELTEELAELGAQLMVGTVRTLEVHHAVEQDDSEATYAPKIDKAEARIDWSDPAEVIERKIRALAPFPGAWFELDGERVKILKAEVVEGSGDVGVTLDNQLTIACGAGALRPLRIQRAGKPKMDLDEFLRGVDVAEGTTLV, from the coding sequence ATGCGCATCATTTTCATGGGAACGCCCGATTTCGCGGTGCCGACATTGGCCGCCTTGCATGATGCAGGGCACACAATCGTCGCCGCCTATACACAGCCGCCGCGTCCATCAGGCCGAGGCAAGAAGTTGCAGCCCTCCGCCGTGCAGAAAGAAGCCGAGATTCGCGGAATCGAAGTTCGGTGTCCTACTTCGCTTAAAACGCCGGAGGCTCAACAGGAATTCGCTGCCCTCAAACCTGACGTTGCGGTTGTCGCCGCCTATGGAATGATTCTGCCGCAGGCGGTGCTCGATATTCCCGTGCATGGCTGCCTGAATGTACATGCTTCAATCCTGCCGCGTTGGCGCGGCGCGGCACCTATCCACCGGGCGATTATGGCGGGTGACCCCGGAACCGGTGTCACGATAATGCAGATGGAAGCAGGTCTTGATACCGGCCCGATGCTGGCGACCGTGCGGACACCGATCGAAGACAAGACGACCGGCGAACTGACTGAGGAACTGGCCGAATTGGGCGCGCAATTGATGGTCGGGACAGTGCGCACGCTGGAGGTTCATCATGCGGTGGAGCAAGATGACAGCGAAGCAACCTATGCCCCCAAGATCGACAAGGCCGAAGCGCGCATTGACTGGAGCGACCCCGCCGAAGTGATCGAGCGCAAAATCCGCGCCCTCGCCCCGTTCCCAGGCGCATGGTTTGAATTGGATGGCGAGCGCGTAAAAATTCTCAAGGCGGAAGTGGTCGAAGGTTCAGGCGATGTTGGTGTCACCCTCGACAATCAGTTGACCATTGCTTGCGGCGCGGGAGCCTTGCGCCCGTTGCGCATCCAGCGCGCAGGCAAGCCGAAGATGGATCTCGACGAGTTTCTTCGCGGTGTTGACGTTGCCGAAGGAACTACTCTCGTTTGA